From the genome of Mugil cephalus isolate CIBA_MC_2020 chromosome 2, CIBA_Mcephalus_1.1, whole genome shotgun sequence, one region includes:
- the LOC125004383 gene encoding 5-hydroxytryptamine receptor 4, whose amino-acid sequence MDNSSLGWFGDANTSLQSELQSCGTPRHQASRIFLYAFLSVGIVSTVVGNFLVVLSIGYFKQLQSPTNSFVMSLAVADCLVGLVVMPYSMVRTVEGCWYFGSLFCQLHSSLDVMLCTASIFHLSCISFDRYYAVCNPLVYSLKMSHSRVALLIGVCWVVPMLISFGPIMLNLHVASEEMPIPQDACVFLVSRTYAVMASLVAFYLPMAIMLVAYWKIFKAAKRQARQISAMESQMAAGVGKDSSKKKRHRNTMKRERKAAKTLGIIMGVFLIFWMPFFTVNIVDPFIEYSTEVVVWDVFLWLGYINSSLNPFLYGFFNRSFRRAFLMFIGCRVCLPGSSSGMDLSHTRKEANECADQP is encoded by the coding sequence ATGGATAACAGCAGCTTGGGATGGTTCGGAGACGCCAACACATCCCTTCAGAGTGAACTTCAGTCCTGTGGCACACCAAGGCACCAGGCTTCTCGCATTTTTCTGTACGCCTTTCTCTCTGTTGGAATAGTCAGCACGGTGGTGGGAAACTTCCTGGTGGTCTTGTCCATCGGTTACTTCAAGCAGCTGCAGTCTCCCACCAACTCCTTCGTCATGTCCCTGGCTGTGGCTGACTGCCTTGTTGGCCTGGTAGTGATGCCATATAGTATGGTTCGGACAGTGGAGGGTTGCTGGTACTTTGGTTCCCTTTTTTGCCAGCTTCACTCTAGCCTGGATGTTATGCTCTGCACAGCCTCCATATTCCATCTGAGCTGCATTTCCTTTGACCGCTATTATGCAGTGTGCAACCCGCTAGTTTACTCCTTGAAGATGTCTCACAGTCGGGTCGCTCTCCTCATTGGTGTATGTTGGGTTGTACCCATGCTCATATCCTTTGGCCCCATCATGCTCAATCTCCATGTTGCTAGTGAGGAGATGCCGATTCCTCAGGACGCCTGCGTGTTCCTCGTCAGTCGCACTTACGCAGTCATGGCTTCCTTGGTGGCCTTTTACCTGCCCATGGCTATCATGCTTGTGGCCTACTGGAAGATCTTCAAAGCCGCCAAACGGCAGGCCAGGCAGATCAGTGCCATGGAGAGCCAGATGGCTGCCGGAGTGGGCAAGGACTcgagcaagaaaaaaagacacaggaacaccatgaagagagagagaaaggccgCAAAAACTTTAGGCATCATCATGGGGGTTTTCCTTATCTTCTGGATGCCGTTCTTCACGGTCAACATTGTGGACCCATTCATTGAGTACAGCACCGAGGTGGTTGTCTGGGATGTATTTTTGTGGTTAGGATATATCAACTCATCTCTAAATCCCTTCCTGTATGGCTTTTTCAACCGCTCGTTTCGTAGAGCATTCCTCATGTTCATAGGCTGCAGGGTGTGCCTGCCTGGATCATCCTCAGGGATGGATTTATCGCACACAAGGAAAGAGGCTAATGAATGTGCAGATCAGCCATAA
- the adra1d gene encoding alpha-1D adrenergic receptor, whose translation MTDSNLRNQSNHGMYFAETFNGSVLDQIFPNDSVNACKNFTVDSQVVGVGVFLSVFILVAIVGNILVILSVVCNKHLQTVTNFFIVNLAIADLLLSIIVLPFSASLEVLGCWVFGRVFCNIWAAVDVLCCTASILSLCIISIDRYIGVKYCLKYPSIMTDRKAVAILVLVWVSSTVISVGPLLGWKEPPPVDDSICRITEEPGYALFSSLFSFYLPLMVILIMYFRVYVVARRTTKSLEAGVKRERDKSMEVVLRIHCRSVLEDARPASSKSSKNHPFRSSLSVRLMKFSREKKAAKTLAIVVGMFILCWLPFFFFLPLGSLFPALKPSDTVFKVVFWLGYFNSCINPMIYPCSSKEFQRAFTRLLRCQCRQKRRILRRFYDQRWRTAVKGMTRDQRGEYKLSYAVQESCGRSLLHKRKGRTLGFKRWSLFPPLQKSSFQLKEKVNNLSNKIKGGTGKGTTPALGRIDTVDTVSMGIYNSCEQSGYQFYDLAECYGLKETDI comes from the exons ATGACTGACTCTAACTTGCGGAACCAAAGCAACCATGGGATGTATTTTGCTGAAACTTTTAACGGATCCGTTCTGGACCAGATATTTCCAAACGACAGCGTCAACGCATGCAAGAACTTCACTGTGGACTCGCAGGTTGTCGGGGTCGGGGTCTTTCTCTCCGTTTTTATTCTGGTGGCCATCGTCGGGAATATTCTCGTCATCCTGTCCGTGGTGTGCAATAAACATTTGCAGACCGTCACCAACTTCTTTATTGTCAACTTGGCCATCGCGGACCTCCTGCTGAGCATCATTGTGCTGCCCTTCTCCGCGTCTTTGGAGGTGCTAGGGTGCTGGGTGTTCGGTCGGGTTTTCTGCAACATCTGGGCAGCGGTGGATGTGCTCTGCTGCACCGCGTCCATCCTCAGCCTCTGCATCATCTCCATCGACCGCTACATCGGGGTGAAATACTGCCTTAAATACCCGAGCATTATGACAGATAGGAAGGCAGTGGCTATATTAGTCCTGGTGTGGGTGTCATCCACTGTCATCTCTGTCGGACCGCTCCTGGGATGGAAGGAACCGCCGCCGGTGGACGACAGCATCTGCCGTATCACAGAGGAGCCGGGCTACGCGCTCTTCTCCTCGCTTTTCTCTTTCTACCTCCCGCTCATGGTCATTCTCATCATGTATTTTAGGGTGTATGTGGTGGCCCGCAGGACTACTAAGAGCCTGGAGGCGGGCGTCAAACGGGAGAGAGACAAGTCTATGGAAGTGGTGCTCCGGATACACTGTCGCAGCGTCCTGGAAGACGCGCGTCCCGCCAGCTCAAAGAGCAGCAAGAACCACCCGTTCCGAAGTTCTCTGTCAGTGCGGCTGATGAAGTTCTCCAGGGAGAAAAAGGCTGCCAAGACCCTGGCGATCGTTGTGGGGATGTTTATCCTCTGCTGGCtgccctttttcttcttcctgccaCTGG GTTCCCTCTTCCCGGCACTGAAGCCTTCTGATACCGTGTTCAAAGTGGTCTTTTGGCTGGGATACTTCAACAGCTGCATCAACCCAATGATCTACCCCTGCTCCAGCAAAGAGTTCCAGCGGGCCTTCACCCGGCTCCTCAGGTGCCAGTGTCGCCAGAAACGGAGGATCCTGCGTCGCTTCTACGACCAGAGGTGGCGGACAGCTGTCAAGGGAATGACAAGGGATCAGCGGGGAGAGTACAAGCTAAGCTATGCTGTACAAGAATCCTGCGGCAGGTCCTTGTTGCACAAGCGCAAAGGCCGCACGCTGGGTTTCAAGAGATGGAGCCTGTTTCCACCACTGCAAAAGTCTTCCTTCCAGCTCAAAGAGAAAGTGAACAATCTGTCGAATAAAATCAAGGGCGGGACAGGAAAGGGTACAACACCTGCACTGGGCCGAATTGATACAGTGGACACAGTCTCAATGGGGATTTACAACTCTTGTGAGCAGAGCGGTTATCAGTTCTATGATCTGGCAGAATGCTATGGCCtaaaagagacagacatttaG